The following are from one region of the Euleptes europaea isolate rEulEur1 chromosome 11, rEulEur1.hap1, whole genome shotgun sequence genome:
- the LOC130484484 gene encoding pituitary tumor-transforming gene 1 protein-interacting protein-like, protein MEAAQWRLWALCLSASLFLGSCSAAEEEAATQPAPTAAPPPVGQACAAFSGKTCDQCIQNTSCLWCNKQSICMDYPVRSIIPSSTLCPLSEARWGVCWVNFQALIISMAVVAGLLLLTIASCCCYCCCCRGRRRGRLAEEEERFIRDQEEKRLQSLQRKHERKAKHDEIRKKYGLLQDSDHPYSRYENE, encoded by the exons ATGGAGGCCGCGCAGTGGCGCCTTTGGGCGCTGTGCCTTTCGGCTTCCCTCTTCCTGGGGAGCTGCTCGGCCGCGGAGGAAGAGGCCGCCACGCAGCCAGCTCCCACCGCTGCCCCGCCACCGGTGGGGCAAG CATGTGCTGCTTTTTCTGGGAAGACTTGTGACCAGTGTATTCAAAACACTTCA tGTCTGTGGTGCAATAAACAATCCATTTGTATGGATTACCCCGTGAGGAGTATCATTCCATCATCTACGCTGTGTCCGCTGTCAGAGGCTCGTTGGGGAGTCTGTTGGG TCAACTTTCAGGCTTTGATCATCAGCATGGCTGTTGTAGCCGGCCTCCTTCTGCTTACGATAGCAAGCTGTTGCtgttactgctgctgctgcagaggtcGTCGTAGGGG GAGactagctgaagaagaagaaagatttatCAGAGATCAGGAAGAAAAACGGCTGCAGTCCCTTCAGCG CAAACATGAAAGGAAAGCGAAGCATGACGAGATACGCAAGAAATATG GTCTTCTCCAGGATTCTGACCATCCTTACAGCAGATACGAGAATGAATGA